Proteins co-encoded in one Dasypus novemcinctus isolate mDasNov1 chromosome 6, mDasNov1.1.hap2, whole genome shotgun sequence genomic window:
- the LOC101417375 gene encoding zinc finger protein 33B-like isoform X3, producing MFPRVAENGQISGYCVTKPEVIFKLEQGEEPWLQEESQSQSLPDFFIIDDLVEKSQEDQDQHLREVEFINSKILSQARSSTLGKTFYLDTNPASSRISGKYDSYGMSLNYISELIISNRNSFVNKPEEFNTHGKLLLCTKHENPHSREEPFAYDGIGKAINGNEDLFQHHNIQTWKQSSEYDECRKAFHEEAAFITHKRACSWEKPCEYNEYMKTFSNNSTLLVRHRPCIRENCCEFNDYGRRSVGEKSALINHRRVLVGEKHVECNVSEKSFSRKSLSTHTQRTYKGERTFDSNENWELFCKKPNFTQHQQTHMGKKAYKTNQYAGAFCKKPSLPTYQKTDIVEKLYECSECEKTFGHKSSLILHQRIHRGEKPYECTECGKTFGYRSGLAVHQRTHTGEKPYECNECGKNFCEKSNLRVHRRTHTGEKPYECQECEKAFSDRSALMVHQRVHTGEKPFECTVCGKNFSQKPNFINHQRTHTGEKPYECNECGKSFSVKSKLREHQRTHTGEKPHKCGECGKTFYHKSSLTAHQRTHTGQKPFRCNECGKTFYQKSSLSAHQRTHTREKACEYHQTFPWNPDLTQHQRNNPEKKPC from the coding sequence ATTTCTTCATAATTGATGACCTGGTAGAGAAGAGCCAGGAAGACCAAGACCAGCATCTGCGGGAAGTTGAGTTCATCAACAGCAAAATATTGTCTCAGGCAAGGAGTAGTACATTAGGAAAAACATTTTATCTGGACACAAACCCTGCTTCATCAAGAATATCTGGTAAATATGACTCATATGGAATGAGTTTGAATTATATTTCAGAATTAATTATTAGTAATAGAAACTCTTTTGTAAATAAACCAGAGGAGTTTAATACACATGGGAAACTGCTCCTCTGTACAAAGCATGAGAATCCTCATTCCAGAGAGGAACCTTTTGCATATGATGGAATTGGAAAAGCCATCAATGGAAACGAGGACCTGTTTCAGCATCATAATATTCAGACTTGGAAGCAGTCTTCTGAATATGATGAATGCAGGAAAGCCTTCCATGAGGAGGCAGCCTTCATTACCCATAAAAGAGCATGTTCATGGGAGAAGCCCTGTGAGTATaatgaatatatgaaaacctTTTCTAATAATTCGACCCTTCTTGTCCGCCACAGACCTTGCATAAGGGAGAATTGCTGTGAATTTAATGACTATGGGAGGAGGTCTGTTGGGGAGAAGTCAGCTCTAATTAATCACCGTAGAGTTCTGGTGGGGGAGAAACATGTTGAGTGTAACGTGAGtgagaagagtttcagcaggaagTCACTCTCCACTCACACTCAGAGaacttacaaaggagagagaacCTTTGACTCTAATGAAAACTGGGAGCTTTTCTGCAAGAAGCCAAATTTCACTCAGCATCAACAGACACATATGGGAAAGAAAGCCTATAAAACTAATCAATATGCTGGTGCATTTTGCAAGAAGCCAAGCCTTCCTACATATCAGAAAACAGATATAGTAGAAAAACTTTATGAATGTAGTGAATGTGAGAAAACCTTTGGCCATAAATCCTCTCTTATCTTACACCAGAGGATACACAGAGGGgaaaaaccctatgaatgtaccGAATGTGGGAAAACTTTTGGATATAGGTCGGGCCTCGCCGTCCATCAGAGAACACACACAggggagaaaccctatgaatgtaatgaatgtgggaagaATTTCTGTGAGAAGTCAAATCTCCGTGTACATCGGAGAACTCACACAGGGGAGAAACCCTATGAGTGTCAAGAATGTGAGAAAGCTTTCAGTGACAGGTCAGCTCTCATGGTGCATCAGAGAGTACATACCGGGGAGAAACCCTTTGAATGTACGGTATGTGGGAAAAATTTCTCCCAGAAGCCAAACTTCATCAATCATCAGCGAACTCACAccggagagaaaccctatgaatgtaatgaatgtgggaaatctTTTTCTGTGAAGTCAAAACTTAGAGAACATCAGAGAacacacacaggagagaaaccacATAAATGTGGTGAATGTGGGAAAACTTTCTACCATAAATCATCCCTCACAGCACATCAGAGAACACACACAGGGCAGAAACCCTTCcgatgtaatgaatgtgggaaaaccttcTACCAAAAGTCATCCCTCTCAGCTCATCAGAGAACACACACTCGGGAGAAAGCCTGTGAGTATCATCAAACCTTCCCCTGGAATCCTGACCTCACTCAACATCAGAGAAACAACCCTGAGAAGAAACCTTGTTAA
- the LOC101417375 gene encoding zinc finger protein 33B-like isoform X4, which yields MLENYSHLVSVGYCVTKPEVIFKLEQGEEPWLQEESQSQSLPDFFIIDDLVEKSQEDQDQHLREVEFINSKILSQARSSTLGKTFYLDTNPASSRISGKYDSYGMSLNYISELIISNRNSFVNKPEEFNTHGKLLLCTKHENPHSREEPFAYDGIGKAINGNEDLFQHHNIQTWKQSSEYDECRKAFHEEAAFITHKRACSWEKPCEYNEYMKTFSNNSTLLVRHRPCIRENCCEFNDYGRRSVGEKSALINHRRVLVGEKHVECNVSEKSFSRKSLSTHTQRTYKGERTFDSNENWELFCKKPNFTQHQQTHMGKKAYKTNQYAGAFCKKPSLPTYQKTDIVEKLYECSECEKTFGHKSSLILHQRIHRGEKPYECTECGKTFGYRSGLAVHQRTHTGEKPYECNECGKNFCEKSNLRVHRRTHTGEKPYECQECEKAFSDRSALMVHQRVHTGEKPFECTVCGKNFSQKPNFINHQRTHTGEKPYECNECGKSFSVKSKLREHQRTHTGEKPHKCGECGKTFYHKSSLTAHQRTHTGQKPFRCNECGKTFYQKSSLSAHQRTHTREKACEYHQTFPWNPDLTQHQRNNPEKKPC from the coding sequence ATTTCTTCATAATTGATGACCTGGTAGAGAAGAGCCAGGAAGACCAAGACCAGCATCTGCGGGAAGTTGAGTTCATCAACAGCAAAATATTGTCTCAGGCAAGGAGTAGTACATTAGGAAAAACATTTTATCTGGACACAAACCCTGCTTCATCAAGAATATCTGGTAAATATGACTCATATGGAATGAGTTTGAATTATATTTCAGAATTAATTATTAGTAATAGAAACTCTTTTGTAAATAAACCAGAGGAGTTTAATACACATGGGAAACTGCTCCTCTGTACAAAGCATGAGAATCCTCATTCCAGAGAGGAACCTTTTGCATATGATGGAATTGGAAAAGCCATCAATGGAAACGAGGACCTGTTTCAGCATCATAATATTCAGACTTGGAAGCAGTCTTCTGAATATGATGAATGCAGGAAAGCCTTCCATGAGGAGGCAGCCTTCATTACCCATAAAAGAGCATGTTCATGGGAGAAGCCCTGTGAGTATaatgaatatatgaaaacctTTTCTAATAATTCGACCCTTCTTGTCCGCCACAGACCTTGCATAAGGGAGAATTGCTGTGAATTTAATGACTATGGGAGGAGGTCTGTTGGGGAGAAGTCAGCTCTAATTAATCACCGTAGAGTTCTGGTGGGGGAGAAACATGTTGAGTGTAACGTGAGtgagaagagtttcagcaggaagTCACTCTCCACTCACACTCAGAGaacttacaaaggagagagaacCTTTGACTCTAATGAAAACTGGGAGCTTTTCTGCAAGAAGCCAAATTTCACTCAGCATCAACAGACACATATGGGAAAGAAAGCCTATAAAACTAATCAATATGCTGGTGCATTTTGCAAGAAGCCAAGCCTTCCTACATATCAGAAAACAGATATAGTAGAAAAACTTTATGAATGTAGTGAATGTGAGAAAACCTTTGGCCATAAATCCTCTCTTATCTTACACCAGAGGATACACAGAGGGgaaaaaccctatgaatgtaccGAATGTGGGAAAACTTTTGGATATAGGTCGGGCCTCGCCGTCCATCAGAGAACACACACAggggagaaaccctatgaatgtaatgaatgtgggaagaATTTCTGTGAGAAGTCAAATCTCCGTGTACATCGGAGAACTCACACAGGGGAGAAACCCTATGAGTGTCAAGAATGTGAGAAAGCTTTCAGTGACAGGTCAGCTCTCATGGTGCATCAGAGAGTACATACCGGGGAGAAACCCTTTGAATGTACGGTATGTGGGAAAAATTTCTCCCAGAAGCCAAACTTCATCAATCATCAGCGAACTCACAccggagagaaaccctatgaatgtaatgaatgtgggaaatctTTTTCTGTGAAGTCAAAACTTAGAGAACATCAGAGAacacacacaggagagaaaccacATAAATGTGGTGAATGTGGGAAAACTTTCTACCATAAATCATCCCTCACAGCACATCAGAGAACACACACAGGGCAGAAACCCTTCcgatgtaatgaatgtgggaaaaccttcTACCAAAAGTCATCCCTCTCAGCTCATCAGAGAACACACACTCGGGAGAAAGCCTGTGAGTATCATCAAACCTTCCCCTGGAATCCTGACCTCACTCAACATCAGAGAAACAACCCTGAGAAGAAACCTTGTTAA